One Athene noctua chromosome 32, bAthNoc1.hap1.1, whole genome shotgun sequence genomic region harbors:
- the LOC141972338 gene encoding serine/threonine-protein kinase MARK2-like: MSSSGRSPLPTVNERDAEQPGPAEGKGGGKANMLRGRNSATSADEQPHIGNYRLLKTIGKGNFAKVKLARHVLTGKEVAVKIIDKTQLNSSSLQKLFREVRIMKVLNHPNIVKLFEVIETEKTLYLVMEYASGGEVFDYLVAHGRMKEKEARAKFRQIVSAVQYCHQKFIVHRDLKAENLLLDADMNIKIADFGFSNEFTFGNKLDTFCGSPPYAAPELFQGKKYDGPEVDVWSLGVILYTLVSGSLPFDGQNLKELRERVLRGKYRIPFYMSTDCENLLKKFLILNPTKRGTLEQIMKDRWMNVGHEDDELKPYMEPVPDYKDPRRTELMVSMGYTREEIQESLVGQKYNEVMATYLLLDHKSSELEDNLALKPRAAPDLANSSGPSPAHKVQRSVSANPKRRVSDQAGLSIPTSASYSKKTQAANAENKRGGGGGGGGGDEEGGRRAGSTAKVPPPSPLPSLERAKGTPSPSTNSVLSTGTTRSRNSPLLDRASLGPSPLQNGKDSLPAPGCRPSPAAPPPPGAPPRSRQHPKPNAPPTEANCEAPRPSSGVPPRVPAASPSAHNVSQGPGERPSFPRGVSSRSTFHAGQLRQTRTSPLALRPEPGAAPPAPRLPLRSQPGPARPLRQPLQQVHLQVRAEKSVFQVCQKEPARAREQRAGGDAECHPNDTQSFVLVPMTPSPFYWSQ; the protein is encoded by the exons aTGTCGAGCAGCGGTCGCAGCCCTTTGCCGACCGTCAACGAGAGAGACGCGGAACAG CCGGGTCCTGCGGAGGGGAAAGGTGGCGGCAAAGCCAACATGCTGCGGGGTCGGAATTCGGCCACCTCCGCCGACGAGCAGCCCCACATCGGCAACTACCGGCTCCTGAAAACCATCGGCAAGGGCAACTTCGCCAAGGTCAAGCTAGCCCGGCACGTCCTGACCGGCAAGGAG GTCGCCGTAAAAATCATTGACAAGACGCAGCTCAACTCCTCCAGCCTCCAGAAG CTCTTCCGGGAAGTGCGGATAATGAAGGTCCTGAATCACCCCAACATAG taaaactCTTTGAAGTGATCGAGACGGAGAAAACGCTTTACCTCGTCATGGAGTACGCCAGCGGGG gtgaagTTTTCGACTACCTGGTGGCCCACGGGCGCATGAAGGAGAAAGAAGCCCGGGCAAAGTTTCGACAG ATAGTGTCGGCCGTGCAGTACTGCCACCAGAAGTTCATTGTGCACAGGGATTTGAAG GCGGAAAATCTCCTGCTGGACGCCGACATGAACATCAAAATCGCCGATTTTGGCTTTAGCAACGAATTCACTTTCGGGAACAAATTAGATACGTTTTGTGGGTCCCCCCCCTACGCCGCCCCCGAactttttcaaggaaaaaaatacgACGGACCCGAAGTCGACGTTTGGAGTTTGGGCGTCATCCTTTACACCTTGGTCAGTGGCTCTTTACCCTTCGACGGGCAAAATTTGAAG GAGTTGCGGGAGCGGGTGCTACGGGGCAAGTACCGGATCCCTTTTTACATGTCGACCGACTGCGAAAATTTGTTGAAAAAGTTTCTTATTCTTAATCCCACAAAAAGAGGCACTttggag caaaTCATGAAGGACCGCTGGATGAACGTGGGCCACGAGGACGACGAGCTGAAACCCTACATGGAGCCTGTGCCCGACTACAAAGACCCTCGGAGGACAG agTTGATGGTGTCCATGGGGTACACGCGGGAGGAGATTCAGGAGTCGCTGGTGGGGCAGAAGTACAACGAGGTGATGGCGACTTACCTGCTGCTGGACCATAAGAGCTCGGAG ctggAGGACAACCTGGCGCTGAAGCCGCGGGCGGCCCCGGACCTGGCCAACAGCTCGGGGCCCTCCCCCGCCCACAAGGTCCAGCGCAGCGTCTCGGCCAACCCCAAGCGCCGCGTCAGCGACCAGG CCGGTCTTTCCATCCCCACCTCAGCCTCCTACTCCAAGAAGACTCAAGCGGCCAACGCCGAGAAcaagcgaggaggaggaggaggaggaggggggggggacgaagagggggggcgccgggccggcAGCACTGCCaaggtgcccccccccagccccctccccagcctggagCGAGCCAAGGGCACCCCCTCCCCCTCCACG AACAGCGTCCTCTCCACTGGCACCACACGGAGCCGCAACTCCCCCCTGCTCGACCGCGCCAGcctgggccccagccccctgcagaACGGCAAGGACAG CCTGCCCGCGCCAGGCTGTCGGCcctcacccgccgcccccccgcctcccggggcccccccgaggTCCCGGCAGCACCCGAAACCCAACGCTCCCCCCACCGAGGCCAACTGCGAGGCCCCCCGGCCCAG cagcggGGTGCCCCCCCGGGTGCCGGCAGCGTCGCCCTCGGCCCACAACGTCAGCCAAGGCCCGGGGGAGCGGCCCAGCTTCCCGCGGGGGGTGTCGAGCCGCAGCACCTTCCACGCCGGGCAACTGCGGCAAACGCGGACCAGCCCCCTTGCCCTACGCCCtgagcccggggctgccccccccgccccccgcctccccctccgGAGCCAGCCAGGGCCGGCGCGGCCCCTCCGCCAGCCTCTTCAGCAAGTTCACCTCCAAGTTCGTGcggag AAATCTGTCTTTCAGGTTTGCCAGAAG GAACCCGCACGAGCCCGAGAGCAAAGAGCGGGTGGAGACGCTGAG TGTCATCCCAATGACACCCAGTCCTTTGTACTGGTCCCAATGACACCCAGTCCTTTCTACTGGTCCCAGTGA